A segment of the Magnetococcales bacterium genome:
GATCGCTCTGGGAGAGAAATTGGTAGTGAATCAGCGCCACCGCCGAGATGCCCAGAAAGGCACCGATCCACGACCAGAATCCTCAGGATCAGGATAACCACGGGCACTACTGTGTCCCCATCCTTTCCCAGGGCCGGGTGTTGGGGGTGCTCAATCTTTATCTCACCGCCGGCCACCAAAGAAACGATGCCGAAGAGGATTTTTTACTCTCCATCAGCAACACCCTGGCTGGAATCATTGAAAAAGAGCAGATGGAAGAGACCCTGAAGCAGGCCAAAGAGAGTGCTGAAGTGGCCAACCGGGCCAAAAGCGCCTTTCTGGCGGCCATGAGCCACGATATCCGCACCCCTATGAACGCCATTATCGGCATGGGTGAACTTTTGGCGGAAAGCACCCTGGATCCCGACCAGGAGCAATGGCTCACCGTCTCCAACCGGGCCGGGGAACAACTCCTCACCCTCATCAACGATATTCTGGATCTTTCCAAAATCGAGGCAGGGCAGCTGGAGCTTGAGTCACTCTCCTTTGATTTACCCGAATTGATCCTGCAAACCATGGAAATCGTCTCGATCCAGGCCCAGGATAAAGGGATACGACTCATTCATCAGCTGGATGCGTCACTCCCCCAAAAGGTGGATGGCGACCCCCAACGTCTGCGCCAGATTTTCCTCAACCTCCTCAGTAATGCCCTCAAGTTTACCGATCAAGGGGAAGTGACCGTCACCGCCAAAGCCGATACTGAAGGCCTCTATTCTTTTTCGGTGACCGATACCGGCATCGGGATTCCGGCCGATCGGCTGGAAGCCATTTTTTCAGCATTTGTACAAGCAAGCGCAGACACCACCCGCAAGTTTGGCGGTACAGGTCTGGGGCTTGCCATCTGCCGCCAGTTGGTTGAACGCATGGGTGGCCACATCCAGGTGGAAAGCACGGTCGGCCAAGGCAGCCGATTTTTCTTTACCCTGGCCTTCCCCCCTTCCGGCTACGCCCTTGGGAAAGATAAAATCGATCCCCAACCACTCCCCTTACCCCAGACGGAAACCACCTCAGGACTCAATATTCTCCTGGCCGACGACTCTGATGACAACTGCACCCTCATCAAAGCCTTTCTCAGCAAGGAGCCCCACCACATCACTCGGGCAGCCAATGGCGCCGAAGCGGTGGATCGCTTCCGCTCCGGTCGCTTTGATCTGGTTTTGATGGATTTGCAGATGCCGGTTCTGGATGGTTTGGAGGCGACCCACCAAATCCGCCGATGGGAGGCCAAAAACAGTCGTCCCCCCACCTTCATCGCTGCTCTGACCGCCTTTGCCATGAAGGAAAACGCCCAACAGGCCATAGCAGCCGGATGTAACTGCCATCTTTCCAAACCCATCAAAAAAGCCCGACTTCTGGATTTTCTGAATCGCCTCCCCGATATGGATGGTCAAGCCTACGGTCCCTGTTAGCCCTCATGGAGCAGACTCTCAGGACAAACTTTCACTCACCGGCAGCCTGATTTTTCAGGAAGGACGCTTCAGAAAAGCCTGGTATTGGTCATACGGAAGGTGCTGGAATCAACATCAAAGAGATACAGCAAGGGAGGGGCAGGCGGGCCAAGTCAAACGGGGAAGAAGAGAGAGACTCCCTTGGCGGAAAGATACCCACCCACGCTGGGGGGAAAAAGTGGGGCTTCCTAATCCATCCGGCTGAACACCTTCCCAATCAAGAAGGCATCCAACCATCAGCGAGTGAGTGATCAATCCGTACTGGGTGGTTCGACAACATCCAGTTGTTCATCCAGTATATCGAGTACGGCTGGTTGTTCATCCGGTATATCGACCACGGCTGGTTGGGCAGCGGTTGGTTCAACAGACTGGTTGGCTGCTGCATCCTCCTCAGGGGTGGTTTCCTGATCGTTGGCTGGGGGCTTGGTATCGACTGATCCGCCACCATCGACACCTGGCAGCAAGGTCTCCTCTGCCATCAAATCCTTGGCCTCGGCATCCGTTGCTTCAACCACCGGCTCTTTCACCGGAGTCTCCGGCAGTTCCAACGCAAGCTCCCTCAAGTCAATCGCCTCCTCAGCGATCTCCCGCAAGGCGAGCACCGTGTTCTTGTCGTTATCCCTGGGCAACGTTGATTCCATCCCCTTGGTAAGCTGCCGAGCCCGCCGGGCCGCCAAAATTACCAGATCGAATCGGTTGGACACCTTCAGCAGACAATCCTCGACCGTTACACGCGCCATGTAGCCATCTCCCTTTCGATCATACCAAAAACACTGAACCTAAAGCTCTCTAGCACACCTGTTTTCCAATAATTGGGTCTTTCAAATCAACCCTCAAGCATACCGACCATTTCATACCCACCGGATATTCCACACATCCAAACCATTGCGATACTCTAATCACTCTCAATTCCAAAAGAGGTCAACAACGCCTTGGCTTTGATCCCGATACGCTCCCGGCGCAACCGCTCCGCCAAAACGATGTGAATCA
Coding sequences within it:
- a CDS encoding response regulator — its product is MPRKAPIHDQNPQDQDNHGHYCVPILSQGRVLGVLNLYLTAGHQRNDAEEDFLLSISNTLAGIIEKEQMEETLKQAKESAEVANRAKSAFLAAMSHDIRTPMNAIIGMGELLAESTLDPDQEQWLTVSNRAGEQLLTLINDILDLSKIEAGQLELESLSFDLPELILQTMEIVSIQAQDKGIRLIHQLDASLPQKVDGDPQRLRQIFLNLLSNALKFTDQGEVTVTAKADTEGLYSFSVTDTGIGIPADRLEAIFSAFVQASADTTRKFGGTGLGLAICRQLVERMGGHIQVESTVGQGSRFFFTLAFPPSGYALGKDKIDPQPLPLPQTETTSGLNILLADDSDDNCTLIKAFLSKEPHHITRAANGAEAVDRFRSGRFDLVLMDLQMPVLDGLEATHQIRRWEAKNSRPPTFIAALTAFAMKENAQQAIAAGCNCHLSKPIKKARLLDFLNRLPDMDGQAYGPC
- a CDS encoding DNA-directed RNA polymerase subunit omega; this encodes MARVTVEDCLLKVSNRFDLVILAARRARQLTKGMESTLPRDNDKNTVLALREIAEEAIDLRELALELPETPVKEPVVEATDAEAKDLMAEETLLPGVDGGGSVDTKPPANDQETTPEEDAAANQSVEPTAAQPAVVDIPDEQPAVLDILDEQLDVVEPPSTD